From Streptomyces sp. TLI_105, the proteins below share one genomic window:
- a CDS encoding bi-domain-containing oxidoreductase, whose translation MKQVVQNYKSGELAVLDVPVPGCKPGGVLVRTAYSLISTGTELMKVSEAGMSMLGKARSRPDQVAKVVQSVATNGVPATYRKVMGKLDSYTPLGYSLCGVVEQVGAGIDDVKVGDLVACAGNEHALHAELNWVPKNLYTPVPDGLAPRHAAFGTVGSIALQGVRQGEPQLGEVALVIGLGLIGQLVVQLLAAAGVRVVGADPDPARCELAERLGAEACGDPGSASVEAAVAELTGGHGVDQVYLAAGGSSNQPVELAARLCRDRGRVVDIGKCRLDLPWNAYYEKELDVRFSRSYGPGRYDPEYELEGRDYPIGYVRWTERRNLACFLDLMARGSVDVEPLVSHVAAFDDAVETYRSLKDGELKAVAVLFRYPEQTEEAPEAPAVAVPAVNVTRTTARAAGTPVRVAFIGAGNYATSMLLPHLAEREGVELSTVVTTTALSAANAQRKFGFARATTDLDAVLGDESVDAVFVVTRHSSHADLTRKALLAGKSVFVEKPLALGEDELAGVLATVEETGNDRLQVGFNRRFAPLLQEAKRRFGARTGPANLRYLVNAGRLEHGSWYLRQGSEGSRFAGEGGHFIDTASWLLDADPVSVYAVATPGNEDLQVVLRYPDGSTVTISYVTTGASGFPKETLDLVADGKVLRLDDFVRASVYFEKSTAGRKRWVSSRLPKARDKGQNAELAAFFRAVRTGGPMPVPLESLVATTAATLAVPAGLAGGAPVTLARHR comes from the coding sequence GTGAAACAGGTCGTACAGAACTACAAGAGCGGCGAACTGGCCGTGCTCGACGTCCCGGTGCCGGGGTGCAAGCCGGGCGGTGTCCTCGTCCGGACCGCCTACTCGCTGATATCCACGGGCACCGAGCTCATGAAGGTTTCCGAGGCCGGGATGTCGATGCTCGGCAAGGCCCGCTCGCGCCCGGACCAGGTCGCCAAGGTCGTGCAGAGCGTGGCCACCAACGGCGTGCCCGCCACGTACCGCAAGGTGATGGGCAAGCTCGACTCGTACACGCCGCTCGGGTACTCGCTGTGCGGGGTGGTCGAGCAGGTCGGCGCCGGGATCGACGACGTGAAGGTCGGCGACCTCGTGGCCTGCGCCGGCAACGAGCACGCACTGCACGCCGAGCTGAACTGGGTGCCGAAGAACCTCTACACCCCGGTCCCGGACGGCCTCGCGCCCCGGCACGCCGCCTTCGGCACCGTCGGGTCCATCGCGCTTCAGGGCGTCCGCCAGGGCGAGCCGCAGCTCGGCGAGGTGGCGCTCGTCATCGGCCTCGGGCTGATCGGGCAGCTGGTGGTGCAGCTCCTCGCCGCCGCGGGCGTCCGCGTCGTCGGCGCCGACCCCGACCCGGCGCGCTGCGAGCTCGCCGAGCGCCTGGGCGCCGAGGCCTGCGGCGATCCCGGATCGGCCTCCGTGGAGGCCGCCGTCGCCGAGCTCACCGGCGGTCACGGCGTGGACCAGGTGTACCTGGCGGCCGGTGGCAGCAGCAACCAGCCCGTCGAGCTGGCCGCCCGGCTGTGCCGGGACCGCGGCCGGGTCGTCGACATCGGCAAGTGCCGTCTGGACCTGCCGTGGAACGCGTACTACGAGAAGGAACTCGACGTCCGGTTCTCCCGCAGTTACGGCCCGGGGCGCTACGACCCGGAGTACGAGCTGGAGGGGCGGGACTATCCGATCGGCTACGTGCGCTGGACCGAGCGCCGGAACCTGGCGTGCTTCCTCGACCTCATGGCCCGGGGCAGCGTCGACGTGGAGCCCCTGGTGTCCCACGTCGCCGCCTTCGACGACGCCGTCGAGACGTACCGGTCGCTGAAGGACGGCGAGCTGAAGGCCGTGGCCGTACTGTTCCGGTACCCCGAGCAGACGGAGGAGGCCCCGGAGGCGCCGGCGGTGGCCGTGCCCGCGGTGAACGTGACGCGCACGACGGCCAGGGCCGCCGGGACGCCGGTACGGGTCGCGTTCATCGGGGCGGGCAACTACGCCACCTCGATGCTGCTGCCCCACCTGGCCGAGCGCGAGGGCGTCGAGCTGTCCACGGTCGTCACCACGACGGCCCTGTCCGCGGCCAACGCGCAGCGGAAGTTCGGCTTCGCCCGCGCCACCACCGATCTCGACGCCGTGCTCGGCGACGAGTCCGTCGACGCGGTGTTCGTGGTCACCCGGCACAGCTCGCACGCCGACCTGACCCGGAAGGCGCTGCTCGCCGGCAAGTCGGTGTTCGTGGAGAAGCCGCTGGCGCTCGGCGAGGACGAGCTGGCCGGTGTGCTCGCGACCGTGGAGGAGACCGGCAACGACCGGCTCCAGGTGGGCTTCAACCGCCGGTTCGCACCGCTGCTCCAGGAGGCGAAGCGGCGGTTCGGTGCCCGGACCGGTCCTGCGAACCTCCGCTACCTGGTCAACGCCGGCCGTCTGGAGCACGGCAGCTGGTACCTCCGGCAGGGCAGCGAGGGCTCGCGGTTCGCCGGCGAGGGCGGTCACTTCATCGACACCGCGAGCTGGCTCCTCGACGCCGATCCCGTCTCCGTTTACGCGGTGGCTACCCCCGGCAACGAGGACCTCCAGGTCGTGCTGCGCTACCCGGACGGGTCCACCGTCACCATCAGCTACGTCACCACCGGCGCCTCCGGCTTCCCCAAGGAGACCCTCGACCTGGTCGCCGACGGCAAGGTGCTGCGGCTCGACGACTTCGTCCGCGCCTCGGTGTATTTCGAAAAGAGCACGGCCGGTCGGAAGCGGTGGGTCAGTTCGCGGCTGCCCAAGGCCCGCGACAAGGGCCAGAACGCCGAACTGGCCGCGTTCTTCCGGGCCGTACGGACCGGCGGGCCGATGCCGGTGCCGCTGGAATCGCTCGTCGCCACCACGGCGGCCACCCTCGCCGTGCCGGCCGGCCTGGCGGGCGGCGCGCCGGTGACGCTGGCGAGGCACCGATGA
- a CDS encoding alginate lyase family protein, with translation MTMSAGWYLRRLSAMGPREVGGRAVDAVRRRRWRSARPEFPGVTGARFTAVFPVGTIDGVAPDAAKRLVAEADRLMAGHAEYFGVERDDLADPDWWYDPKTGRRAPSGYAFDVPYRDEETVGDIKQIWEPSRHQYLTVLAAAYAVTGDERYAERVAGHLRSWWAANAPLRGVHWTSGIELGIRLLSWVWIRRLLDGWQGAAGLFEENPVALRQIWYHQRWLAAFPSRGSSANNHVVAEAAGQFAAACAFGWFPASARWRDDALRSLDRHLRSNTFLSGLNRELASEYHGLVLELGLAALAEADAAGVPVPATTRLVLLRMTDALAAVVDDRLRPPRQGDSDDGHGLIVDGAGSDRWGSLLATGDAVFGRLAWWPEVTGTDVRTPLLAALIRTGGPAVKRPANRPVHFPDAGMTIMRAPGEIWVRCDGGPHGFLSIAAHGHADALSVEVRHDGVDVLADPGTFCYHGQPEWRQYFRSTLGHNTLRLHGRDQSVSGGPFLWTRHAESRVLVADTSNPAVSRWCAEHDGYRPSVHRRRVELTAASRELRVVDEVRGPGTAVELAFHLGPAISAELVGNRAVLAWTVDGEDRSAVLDLPAGLSWRAHRGESEPSPSSSGREYPMLGWYSEGFGRKEPATTLLGTGLADGAEFVTVLAFHG, from the coding sequence ATGACGATGAGCGCGGGCTGGTACCTGCGGCGGCTGTCCGCGATGGGGCCGCGGGAGGTCGGCGGCCGGGCGGTCGACGCGGTGCGCAGGCGGCGGTGGCGGTCGGCGCGGCCGGAGTTCCCGGGCGTGACCGGCGCCCGGTTCACCGCCGTGTTCCCCGTCGGGACGATCGACGGGGTGGCCCCGGACGCCGCGAAGCGTCTCGTGGCCGAGGCGGACCGGTTGATGGCCGGGCATGCCGAGTACTTCGGGGTGGAGCGCGACGACCTGGCCGACCCGGACTGGTGGTACGACCCGAAGACCGGGCGCCGGGCACCTTCGGGGTACGCCTTCGACGTGCCGTACCGGGACGAGGAGACGGTCGGGGACATCAAGCAGATCTGGGAACCGTCCCGGCACCAGTACCTCACCGTGCTCGCCGCCGCCTACGCGGTCACCGGGGACGAGCGGTACGCGGAGCGGGTGGCCGGCCATCTGCGGTCGTGGTGGGCGGCCAACGCGCCGCTGCGCGGGGTGCACTGGACGAGCGGCATCGAGCTGGGGATCCGACTGCTCTCCTGGGTGTGGATCCGCCGGCTGCTCGACGGCTGGCAGGGCGCGGCCGGTCTCTTCGAGGAGAACCCGGTGGCGCTCCGCCAGATCTGGTACCACCAGCGCTGGCTGGCCGCCTTCCCCAGCCGGGGGTCCTCGGCGAACAACCACGTCGTCGCGGAGGCCGCCGGGCAGTTCGCCGCGGCCTGCGCGTTCGGCTGGTTCCCCGCCTCGGCGCGCTGGCGGGACGACGCGCTGCGGTCGCTCGACCGGCATCTGCGGAGCAACACCTTCCTGTCCGGCCTCAACCGCGAGCTGGCTTCCGAGTACCACGGCCTCGTCCTCGAACTCGGCCTGGCCGCGCTGGCCGAGGCCGACGCCGCCGGCGTGCCGGTGCCCGCGACCACCCGGCTCGTCCTGCTGCGGATGACCGACGCGCTCGCGGCCGTCGTGGACGACCGGCTGCGGCCGCCCCGCCAGGGGGATTCGGACGACGGGCACGGTCTGATCGTGGACGGCGCGGGCAGCGACCGCTGGGGCTCGCTCCTCGCCACCGGCGACGCCGTGTTCGGTCGGCTCGCCTGGTGGCCGGAGGTGACCGGCACCGATGTGCGCACCCCGCTGCTGGCCGCGCTCATCAGGACCGGCGGACCGGCCGTGAAGCGGCCGGCGAACCGGCCGGTCCATTTCCCCGACGCGGGCATGACGATCATGAGGGCGCCGGGGGAGATCTGGGTCCGCTGCGACGGCGGCCCGCACGGCTTCCTGTCCATCGCCGCGCACGGGCACGCGGACGCCCTGTCCGTGGAGGTCCGGCACGACGGCGTCGACGTGCTCGCCGACCCGGGGACGTTCTGCTACCACGGGCAGCCCGAGTGGCGGCAGTACTTCCGGTCGACCCTCGGCCACAACACCCTGCGGCTCCACGGCCGTGACCAGTCCGTCTCCGGCGGCCCGTTCCTGTGGACCCGGCACGCCGAGAGCCGCGTCCTGGTCGCGGACACCTCGAACCCGGCGGTGTCCCGCTGGTGCGCCGAGCACGACGGCTACCGGCCCTCCGTGCACCGCCGCCGGGTGGAGCTGACGGCCGCGAGCCGGGAGCTGCGGGTGGTCGACGAGGTGCGGGGCCCGGGCACGGCCGTGGAGCTGGCGTTCCACCTCGGCCCGGCGATCTCCGCCGAGCTCGTGGGGAACCGGGCGGTGCTCGCCTGGACCGTGGACGGCGAGGACCGCTCCGCGGTGCTCGACCTGCCCGCGGGGCTCTCCTGGCGGGCGCACCGCGGCGAGAGCGAGCCTTCCCCGAGCTCTTCGGGCAGGGAATACCCCATGCTCGGCTGGTACTCCGAGGGCTTCGGGCGCAAGGAGCCCGCCACCACGCTGCTCGGCACGGGTCTCGCCGACGGCGCGGAGTTCGTCACCGTACTCGCGTTCCACGGCTAG
- a CDS encoding right-handed parallel beta-helix repeat-containing protein — translation MQITWRHRAVPAALLALLVATGCESGGAPDARPKPDGRPKATAAPSASTAVARVCAEPPAGPARAPAGAVTVDPSVTGDLTAKTEDSPPGTTFWLRPGRHRLDPGEYDQVLAKEGNTYIGAPGAVLDGAKTNQYAFGGTARDVTIKYLTVQGFVAPQDEGVVNHDMADGWVIEHATIQHNSGAGLMAGARQQVRASCLRGNGQYGMNAYKTGDSIKGLVVEGNEITGNNTDDWERKQPGCGCTGGIKFWAVDGADIRGNWVHDNRGTGLWADNNNNDFLFEDNVLEENDGAALMYETSYNAVVRNNTIRRNNWVEGRAGAEDGDDFPYASVYVSEAGGEPRIPARTDRIEIYGNVLEDNWSGITLWENADRFCNSPANTSTGYCTLLVKDTGRCAQPGIAGAPLYADCRWKTQRVDIHGNRFALDKSVLDCTVLCDRMAVLSNDGTSPGWSPYKGDRVARAITLRQDNRWHDNVYVGPWTFVAHDAGRTLGAGQWQGAPYGQDAGSTFRTRDGG, via the coding sequence TTGCAGATCACGTGGCGGCACCGGGCGGTGCCGGCGGCACTGCTCGCGCTGCTCGTGGCGACCGGCTGCGAGAGCGGCGGCGCGCCGGACGCCCGGCCGAAGCCGGACGGCCGGCCGAAGGCCACCGCCGCTCCGTCCGCGTCCACGGCCGTGGCCCGGGTGTGCGCCGAGCCCCCGGCCGGACCGGCGCGGGCGCCGGCGGGCGCGGTGACGGTCGACCCCTCGGTGACCGGTGACCTGACCGCGAAGACCGAGGACAGCCCGCCGGGCACCACGTTCTGGCTGCGGCCGGGCAGGCACAGGCTGGACCCGGGCGAGTACGACCAGGTCCTCGCCAAGGAGGGGAACACGTACATCGGGGCGCCGGGCGCGGTGCTCGACGGCGCGAAGACCAACCAGTACGCGTTCGGCGGCACCGCCCGCGACGTCACGATCAAGTACCTGACCGTGCAGGGTTTCGTCGCGCCGCAGGACGAGGGCGTGGTCAACCACGACATGGCCGACGGGTGGGTGATCGAGCACGCGACGATCCAGCACAACTCGGGTGCCGGGCTGATGGCCGGTGCCCGCCAGCAGGTCCGCGCCAGCTGTCTGCGCGGCAACGGCCAGTACGGCATGAACGCCTACAAGACCGGTGACTCCATCAAGGGCCTGGTCGTCGAGGGCAACGAGATCACGGGCAACAACACCGACGACTGGGAGCGGAAGCAGCCGGGCTGCGGCTGCACGGGAGGCATCAAGTTCTGGGCGGTCGACGGCGCCGACATCCGCGGCAACTGGGTGCACGACAACCGCGGGACCGGGCTGTGGGCGGACAACAACAACAACGACTTCCTCTTCGAGGACAACGTCCTCGAAGAGAACGACGGCGCCGCGCTGATGTACGAGACCAGCTACAACGCGGTCGTCCGGAACAACACGATCCGGCGGAACAACTGGGTCGAGGGCCGCGCGGGCGCCGAGGACGGCGACGACTTCCCGTACGCGAGCGTCTACGTGTCCGAGGCCGGCGGCGAGCCGCGGATCCCCGCCCGTACGGACAGGATCGAGATCTACGGGAACGTGCTCGAGGACAACTGGTCGGGGATCACCCTGTGGGAGAACGCCGACCGGTTCTGCAACAGCCCGGCCAACACCTCGACCGGCTACTGCACCCTCCTGGTGAAGGACACCGGACGCTGCGCGCAGCCCGGGATCGCCGGCGCACCGCTCTACGCCGACTGCCGGTGGAAGACCCAGCGGGTGGACATCCACGGCAACCGCTTCGCCCTCGACAAGTCCGTCCTCGACTGCACGGTCCTGTGCGACCGAATGGCGGTGCTCTCCAACGACGGGACCTCTCCGGGCTGGTCGCCGTACAAGGGCGACCGGGTGGCCCGGGCGATCACGCTCCGGCAGGACAACCGCTGGCACGACAACGTCTACGTCGGGCCGTGGACGTTCGTCGCGCACGACGCGGGCCGGACGCTCGGCGCCGGGCAGTGGCAGGGCGCACCGTACGGGCAGGACGCGGGCAGCACCTTCCGTACGCGGGACGGTGGTTGA